The genomic window AAATCGTCCTTCCACTCCACACCTACAATGTAGTTGATCATTCCATTGATGAGTGTGGACTTTCCTGAGCCGGTCGCTCCGAGGAGCATGATAGTACGATTCTGCCTCATGCTTTCTTTACCTAAGATAAACCTTCTGCATCCCTCTATATCAATATCTTCTTCTTTCAGTGACAGTTTGTAAAGTGAGGGAGATTCACGATTTATCCTGTTGCttatgtgtttcaggtgttctGCTAGACGAGCAGATTTACGTTTTGTTGTGCAGACATTCACACAGATGCTTTCCTTGCTTCTGCCAGCTACACCACAGTCACATCTGACCCTGACAACGTACTCTGTCTCTGACGGAAGCTCGGATATCATCGCCTTTTCAGCTCCTGAGATTGTTTGGTTCCACTGGAGATCTTCTCCTGTCACCACATTGTCTGTTTGGGCGTACTCCACAATGTAGCTCCGAACATGGACATCTTGTCCAAGCTCAGCGGGTCTCTGCCAGCTAACGGATATCTTACTTGAGTTTGGTTCAACCTGAGGTTCTCCAGGAGGGCTGCAGGGCAGAGTTCTAATGGTTCCACTGACCTCACTGACTGGTCCAAAACCTACTGAGGTAACAGCTCTGCATCTGAACACATAGTCTGTGTTAGGACTCAGGCCGCTCACTGTGACGTCTCCGTCGTTTGATGCCGTCTTTTGTTGCCATCCATCTTCTCCATGGACACAGTACTCAACAGAGTAGGAGGTGATGTTCTCTGCTCCAAATCTGGGAGGAGAAATCTTCAGTGTCACACTGTTGTggtttatttcactttctttcacagtTTCAGGCTTTGAAGGTGGTTCAAAGTTCTCGTTACTGGAAGAGCCGCCTTCATAAAGGTAGATGCTGGAACCTTTCTGTGTCTCATTTTTCAAACCCACTGTGAGGAACGTTATATTCTTGTTCTCCTTGTTGGCCTCTGAAAAATCACTGAAAAGCTTTgcttttttcctcatttcatcAGGTACTTTGTTTGAAAGGTACCACTGCTCCTTCTCCACGTCATAGATATGTGGATCTTGAGGCTGGTCTGGTGTGGTTGGTTCTGACTGTAAATAGTTTGATAGAGCTGAGAGGTACGGCTCAGCATCTCCCAGTGAGGTGAAAACTAAACACACAGCATACTTTGTATTGAGAGTTTCCTTGTACAGATGATTCTCAGATGAGatgatctttgtgtttttcattatgttgGTGAAAGATCTTAAGGTGtagatttctctctctttacagTCCATCCACTCAGTCAGGTCTTTGCTGTTGAACGGGGAAGAATGTCTCTTCTTCAGTATCTCTGCAAGCAcagcctcctcttcacctcctcctcgtATAGATGGAAGTCTCACTGACAAGGTTCGTTGGAATTGAAGTTTGGACTCAGAGCACATTTCTTCGAAACATTTAAGTTTTTTGTAAATCTGTGGAAACtgctttgctgttgttgttctcATTGCATCGTTGCATCTCATTTCCAGCTCACTGAAGTCCTCCAGGACTTTCTGTGCTTCCTGAACTAATCTTATACTAATCTGACGGACGAGTCGAGCCGCAGAAGAATCCAAACTTGTCAATGGCAACAGCCAGACTTTCACTGGAACTGCTTTTTCCCCATTGGATCCCAGCATCTGCGGCAGGCTTTGACAGACCTGTACAGCATCCTGAAAGGACACAGGATtcttttcaagaaaaaagtctCCATGGAATTTGCAGGAGAATTTGTCAACCTTTTCTCTGTCCTGGTTATTCAGCATCACGGAACCTTCACCGTCTATAGTGATGCATTGCATCTTCTTGATCATTAATTTCAAGTTGCCTTGAACGTCTTGATGATCTTCATCTTCTGACACCTCACGATCAAACACAAAGAAGGCTTTTGCCCCATAAAGAATAGCTGTGACTACATGTGTCGCTATTCCTTTCTCAAAAACATACAGGTGTTTCACGTTGCCTCTTCCAAGATGGTTCATGGAAAGTTCCTGGAACTTAGTGGTAGTTTCATACTTCAGTGTTACTCTGGCCTGATTTCTGGATGTCTTGTGATTATTCAGGTACTTGGCCGATCCGTCAACATCAACCAGTCCACTTAAGACACTGGCCTTCAGTGACGCTTCAACATTTAGTGCTGAAGATTTATCCTTAATCGATTCAGATGCAATGATCTCTAAATCATTATAGTTCTGAGGACTTTCTCGAATACCTTTTTTCAGGTCATCGTGGTCCCACAATGTCATTcctacaaaaagaaacagaaatcagGTTGAGCTTGTTTGTTACTCATCTCAATTCAAAGTCTCAGCGTCTACGATGGTTTATTTAGAGATTTCACGTAGATGCTGTGACACACTTCTGTCCACTGAGTTGTAGTTACAGACGCACAACATCTCAAAGGAATTGTGACTTTAGATTCTTTGTCACAAAAGTATGAGTTCATAGTTGAATTGTTATGAATTCATGAAATGAATGTTGAATGATGTTCACTCTAGTTTTCATCCAGCAGAACAATGACACAGTGAATATGAACCTGTTCAGTTGTTAAAtctggtttctgtgtgttttgcttgATCTCATGTTAAATGTTTGCAGCAGAATGAACCAGTGAGCTGAATTTCTTTCATGgatcattaataaaaatggaGAAACAACTGAATATTGCGAGTCCTTACCCGGCACGAGTGAGTCTCTGCGACAGTCGTACAGCATCCCCAGGCAGAAGGGCCGGCCGAGCGCCGCCACCTCCATCACCCTGTCGATGTCCATCGTTCAGCCTGAAGTGGACAAAACAACAAGTTAGTTCACTTCTCTGACGCTACGACCTTTCAGCACTTTAGATCTTAGTATATGTTATACACAATATATTTCAATAAACGAGTCACAGCGTCTCATCATGAAGAAAACTATGATGTCATCTTCTGTGTTTgatgacctcacacacacacacacacataattataataataaaatattataataattattgtttattCTTATTGTTTAACAAACTTCTAGatgttgaaatatgtttttctttgtgttgatttttgtttatatttaaactatacgtatattttaacatttaaacatttgatcaaGTCAGTGCACGGTTTAATTACtttatactcacacacacacacacactcacacacacacacacacacacacacacacacacacatacatacacacactctctctctcacacacacacacacacacacatacacacacacacactctctctctcacacacacactctgtcacacacacacacacacacacacacactctctcacacacacacacactctctcacacacacactctctctctcacacacacacacacacacacacacacacacacacacacacacacacacactcacacacacacacagtgtagtttatgttttataAACTAGGCTACTTCGCGTCACGTCGACCACAagctgctgtgattggtccgctcagaacgtaactTCCGGCAGcagcttttccggtctttcttcctcgtcgtacaAACCAGCTCcgcaaacgtcttctctgtcgcccgcgcttcaacatttgcaatataagcatttgttcttcaatattaacgagctccaacaacaaatacagctgctgcaCCTCGgtcaccattgtttactgttgttcactttacggaagaaaaagcgaggattcggctaaaaccacacacacacacagtcacaccccctagcggcatggcggtgaattgcagagcaacgcgttccctcgacgcagaacttcgaatgctcaacgacactgtgtgtgtgtgtgtgtgtgtgtgtgtgtgtgtgtgtgtgtgtgtgtgtgtgtgtgtgtgtgtgtgtgtgtgtgtctgtgtgtgagtgtgagtgtgataGTGAttgtcactttcactttcacttcaggTGATTCTCGTAAATGTTCTCATTTATTGTAAATGctcataaaaaaaacttgaggTTTAaattttgtgtgcgtgtgtgtgagtgtgagtgtgtgtgtgagtgtgtgtgagtgtgtgtgtgtgtgtgtgtgtgtgtgtgtgtctgtgtgtgagtgtgagtgtgtgtgtgagtgtgtgtgagtgtgtgtgtgtgtgtgtgtgtgtgtgtgagtgtgagtatAAAGTAATTCAACCGTGCACTGACttgatcaaatgtttaaatataaacaaaaatcaactcaaagaaaaacacatttcaacatctAGAAGTTTgttaaacaataaacaataagAATAAACAATACGACACAACAACCAGCAGCATCAcgtcaccacagacacacactgataactattgttatattattataatattatattaattataattaaatatcATAATAATTCAGAGAGAAACGGCTCAGAGCTCAGAAACTCACCGCTGGtcaggaagagaggaagagaggaacagaggaagagaggaagagaggaacagaggaagagaggaagagaggaagagaggaacagaggaagaaaggaagagaggaagagaggaagagaggaacagaggaacagaggaagagTTCTGTGAGACTGCACCttctttatacacacacacacactctctctctctctctcacacacacacacacacacacaggggtgggGCTTCACTTGGTTGGGGATGTAGACCTGTTTTTTAGAATCAcctgaagtgaaagtgaaagtgaatatCAGCACTTTCACTTTCAGTCAAGTGACAGTGctgatttttgtttatatttaaactatacgtatattttaacatttaaacatttgatcaaGTCAGTGCACGGTTGAATTACtttatactcacacacacacacacacacacacacacacacacacacacacacacacacacacacacacacacagtgtatacaGTGGTTCTCCTCAGACTCCAGATAATGTTTTGATTACTGCGGGTGGTGCTACATATGTATATTCACctttatatgaatatatataatatgagaATCATATAAAATAGTTTATATTCTCGATCTTTCTCCAGAGGGaacagaggaagctggaggaacCAGCAGACTTGAGAGCAGCTGCAGACGATGTGAGAGAAACAGACTCACAAACTTCAGCTTCAAGCTCttattgtttattaaaaagtgTCTTTGACCTGGACGATGcttttcacttcttcatctcttcgtCTGCGCTGAGAGCTCCACAGACACCGAGGCTGCTCGTCCCTCTGAATGAATTTGAGGACATGTGAGCCTCCAGTCTTTAACTGAggtctgcagcacagacacgGTCATTTACTACAGCTCGTCTTCGCCTCCGTCTCTTCACCAGAAAGATGTTCTGAAGTCAAACTGACACTTTGATGTGTATCAGACTTCTCAGGACGCTGACTGGATCTTGAGTGGTCATGTGTGGGATGTACGACCTGTTGAGGAGAGAGCAGTCGTCCAGAGCGTCCGCAGTAAAACCATGAGACGCAGaatatgttttcactgtttgtgttgaataaactgactcggacatttaaacaaacacagccagaagtgaagccaaatgaggactgatcgccccctggtggtgtcCTGTCCCATTCCAACAAAGAACACCTGATTCAGCTGAGGAGCATGTTCCCTGTGCAGGAGTCAAACCTGGACACTGCCGCCCCCCAGtggctgctcacacacactgcatcaaaCACCACCTGCTTCCATGTAGTAACAGTACTTCATGTAGTAACAGTACTTCATGTAGTTAAAGTACTTCATGTAGTAACAGTACTCCATGTAGTGACAGTACTCCATGTAGTGACAGTACTTCATGTAGTAACAGTACTCCATGTAGTAACAGTACTTCATGTAGTGACAGTACTTCATGTAGTTAAAGTACTTCATGTAGTAACAGTACTCCATGTAGTGACAGTACTCCATGTAGTGACAGTACTTCATGTAGTAACAGTACTCCATGTAGTGACAGTACTTCATGTAGTTAAAGTACTCCATGTAGTGACAGTACTCCATGTAGTGACAGTACTTCATGTAGTAACAGTACTCCATGTAGTTAAAGTACTTCATGTAGTAACAGTACTTCATGTAGTTAAAGTACTCCATGTAGTAACAGTACTTCATGTAGTAACAGTACTTCATGTAGTTAAAGTACTTCATGTAGTAAAAGGACTCCATGTAGTAACGGTACTTCATGTAGTTAAAGTACTCCATGTAGTAAAAGTACATCATGTAGTTAAAGTACTTCATGTAGTAACAGTACATCATGTAGTTAAAGTACTCCATGTAGTAACAGTACTCCATGTAGTTAAAGTACTTCATGTAGTAACAGTACTTCATGTAGTTAAAGTACTCCATGTAGTAACAGTACTTCATGTAGTAAGAGTACTTCATGTAGTAAAAGGACTCCATGTAGTAACGGTACTTCATGTAGTTAAAGTACTCCATGTAGTAAAAGTACATCATGTAGTTAAAGTACTTCATGTAGTAACAGTACATCATGTAGTTAAAGTACTCCATGTAGTAACAGTACTTCATGTAGTTACAGTACTTAATGTAGTTAAAGTACTCCATGTAGTAACAGTACTTCATGTAGTTAAAGTACTCCATGTAGTAACAGTATATCATGTAGTTAAAGTACTCCATGTAGTAACAGTATATCATGTAGTTAAAGTACTCCATGTAGTAACATTATATCATGTAGTTAAAGTACTCCATGTAGTTAAAGTACTCCATGTAGTAACAGTACTTCAAGTAGTAACAGTACTCCATGTAGTTAAAGTACTTCATGTAGTAACAGTACTTCGTTGTCTTCGTAAccataaataaacacagtgtGATCAAAGGTGAAATACTTCCAAAAGTAGTGAAGTAAAAATACTTTATACACAGTTGTAGTTTGTACTAGTATTGTAGTAGTATTGAATATAGTATAAATATGAGTAAATATTAATACAtgttaataattaaatataataaataatttttatacaaaacaataaatctgaGTTTGTCCTGTCCACGTGTAGTTCAGAGTTCGGACACACGGGGGCGCTGAGGCACCGGGGGACAGTTTGTGttgagacaggaagtgattttatttcttctaaTCAAAGATTTATCTGAaagttttaaataacaaaataaaatcacgaatatgtaaatataacacatttttatagtAGATATAATATAATGTCTTCACACAtccaaatattttataaaagaaAGGTCTAATAATAACGATTATATTTACAAATACATACTCAAAATATAAATACCAGAGAAATATTATGATATCAAATTATTTTTAGTAAttgaaaattgaattaaattaaatgaaatcattttgaatataattcaaatatttatggATAAAGTAAATACCTATCATATCATACTGCTTAAATcaagattgttttatttgtcacatcCACAATCAAACACAGTACAATGCTCAGTGAAATTGTTTTTGAATAataaatttaaatatgaagaaagtAAAGACTCAAACCTAAAACacttaaaacttaaaacacTTGAAACTTAAAACACTTAAAACTGAAAGAACACCTTCAGTTGGACGGTTCACTTCAGTTGGACGGTTCACACACCTTCAGTTGGACAGTTCACTTCAGTTGGACGGTTCACTTCAGTTGGACGGTTCACTTCAGTAGGACGGTTCACTTCAGTTGGACGGTTCACTTCAGTTGGACGGTTCACTTCAGTTGGACAGTTCACTTCAGTTGGACAGTTCACTTCAGTAGGACGGTTCACTTCAGTTGGACAGTTCACACACCTTCAGTTGGACGGTTCACTTCAGTTGGACAGTTCACACACCTTCAGTTGGACAGTTCACTTCAGTAGGACAGTTCACTTCAGTAGGACAGTTCACTTCAGTAGGACAGTTCACACACCTTCAGTAGGACAGTTCACTTCAGTAGGACGGTTCACTTCAGTAGGACAGTTCACACACCTTCAGTTGGACAGTTCACTTCAGTAGGACAGTTCACTTCAGTAGGACAGTTCACTTCAGTTGGACAGTTCACACACCTTCAGTAGGACGGTTCACTTCAGTTGGACAGTTCACACACCTTCAGTTGGACAGTTCACTTCAGTAGGACAGTTCACTTCAGTTGGACAGTTCACACACCTTCAGTAGGACAGTTCACTTCAGTTGGACAGTTCACTTCAGTTGGACGGTTCACTTCAGTTGGACGGTGTGTTTGAGTCCCACGGAGCAGTGATTGTGGCGTGCTGCGTGTCTTTGACATTCCTGCGTGTGGACGTCCTCGTGTCACTCTGCAGCTGACATGACTGAACAGGGATCAGATCGTGGTCCACCTTCTTGTGCTCGTGTCTCTCAGCCTGCACAGATTCACTCTCATCAAATACCACAAAGTACAAATACCACACAAGTACAAATACCACACAACAAGTACGAGAACACAACAATTCAAAGTTCGTCAGACTGATGCTCCTGAAATTACTTTCCTGTAAGTACTATAAATAATACTGTGGTGTAGAAGTTTTCTAAAGTtaaaaaacagatgaatgaTCGAAGatcatgtttgtatttatcaCGTTTATTATTTGTGAGTCATCGTATGAACCCTCAGATTAAACACGGGACcatcatgtatgtgtgtgagtgatcaACATGTGGCAGGAATGTGTAAAACGTCCATGTGAGAAGAATCAGATGTCAAAGCTGCGACAGaccaaatattaaatataaaaataataatcataataaaaactttatttataaagcacagcTGAGAGTACAGCAGATATTTAAACATAGTAAACACATGATCGGAACCGCTCGGTCCCAAAGCAGCTGCAACGTCTCAAAGTCACAAGTTCAAATTGATTCTGTTGCTTTAATAAGAGTTTGTCGTATTTTCAATTAGACGAATTCCAGTTATATTATTTATGTTGAAAACATAACTACTCAAATATGTGGATTCTAGAAATACTTGACTATCAGTAcctgaataaatgtatttagcTACAATCCATCACGGCTACTTCCACTGATGAAAGAACTCACATAGAAAATACTTTGTCTACTTAGAATTCATTCTGTACTAAAATGTACTTTACATGTCAAAGGAATCTAAGTAGAAGTACTCAACAAGCAGTAGCAGGTTACCTGGTCTGGTTTGTTCCATTATTAGATTTTACTCCATTTATCAACTTCTACTTGTTACTTTATCTTTTTGTAATTAACAGTATTAGTTCATGTATTTACTGAGTTTTTAAATCAGgttaaatgtttgtcttttttttactgaaatgaaagtgttgtttttaagttttgttgaAATCTACTTCCTTCATATTGTTGAGCTGCAACTTCCTCAAAGAAAAAAGGTGTTCAACGGTACAGTACTCgagtaaatgtactcagttaCTTAGCACCACTGCTGCTGGAGACAGGACCTGAGGCCGCAGCCCAATGACCTCTGATGACCTCCGACCTTCCAAAGACGCTCCACAAATTAAACTCAACCGAAGAAGAAAAATCTGAGCAGAGATAAAGTACAactcacaaaataaaagtccgGTTTATTGTCAAACAACAAACTTCGCACATACATCAAAACAGGCCGTCATAAAACAAAAAGGTcgctgacaaaaacaaaaagaaaagaaaagaggctcttttctttttcttacccTCCCGTACAAACAAACTAGTTATGGTACAGCTAAAGTACATACATTAAATTTACTGGAATGCTCTGAGTTCAACGGCTTAAGAggtttctgtcatgtttttagcttttttacatgttttcctTGTATCTGTTGAGATATCGTAACATGGTCAACCAAGTAAAATATTTCGTTTAAGAAGCACCGATTTGGTCTGACGAGATCGCTGCCGAGAGAGAAACTGACCCCCCTTCCTAACAATatgtacaaaaatataaaatgtaaataaaaatacaaacaaattctccttttgtgttgttgttgtttagccTGATTTCTGCGTCGGTGTGGTTCTTCTACAAAATTTGCAGTTTTGCGGGGAGGCTCGTGTGGACGTGGTGGATGTTTGTTGAACTCTACTTGCTAATGACCATGttggatttgttattattatttttctttaaatccgTCCTCCAGCCCCTTCACCTGTGACCTTTAAAAAACAGTCAGAGGTGAAGAACCTGGAAGTTGTTGAGCAGGATGGCGGCGGGAAGACGCATCAATCGTCGTCGTCGGTTTTCTGCTTCTTGGTTTCGACGTCATCCTGAAACGACAGAAGAGGGTGATGAGTTAAACTGGAAAACCTGAGGCCTGATTGGCCGCTTCCACTGCGGAGGGGGCGTACTAGTCCCCGCCTCACCTCGTCGTCGTCATCGTCGTCCTCTGCTGCCCGTTTTGTGCCACCCTCAGTCtcgtcttcatcttcctcctcgtcttcctcatcacctgcaggatAAACAGAATGAAGAAGTTGTTGccaattttatgaaaaacaaaagagtgaaaaactaaaatgaaaacatctgcaTACCTTCTCCATCatcttcctcgtcctcctcgtccacctcctcgtcctcttcatcatctACCTCAGGTTCACCATTCTCCTCGTTCTCCTGAACACAACAAAAACCTTTCAAAAAGTGCAGAGGATCCAAGAAGCCTCCAGGAGGAACACCAGAACCAAGTGGGAACAGGGCTGAGGCGACTGTTACCTTCCCGTTGGTGGCAGCATCTTTGCcgttctccttctcctccaccagcttcttctctttcagttcCTGGTGGAGACAGAAGCGTTGAAATATGAAACCATAACAATATTCAGGATGCTTCTACCTTATGGCCTACTTAGacgcagtgcattgtgggagctGCAGGCAGAAGGAGAGCTTCCTATTTAAACACCATCTCTgcagatcccccccccccctcccctctaaTGTGTTGTAATC from Paralichthys olivaceus isolate ysfri-2021 chromosome 16, ASM2471397v2, whole genome shotgun sequence includes these protein-coding regions:
- the LOC109646834 gene encoding uncharacterized protein; translated protein: MDIDRVMEVAALGRPFCLGMLYDCRRDSLVPGMTLWDHDDLKKGIRESPQNYNDLEIIASESIKDKSSALNVEASLKASVLSGLVDVDGSAKYLNNHKTSRNQARVTLKYETTTKFQELSMNHLGRGNVKHLYVFEKGIATHVVTAILYGAKAFFVFDREVSEDEDHQDVQGNLKLMIKKMQCITIDGEGSVMLNNQDREKVDKFSCKFHGDFFLEKNPVSFQDAVQVCQSLPQMLGSNGEKAVPVKVWLLPLTSLDSSAARLVRQISIRLVQEAQKVLEDFSELEMRCNDAMRTTTAKQFPQIYKKLKCFEEMCSESKLQFQRTLSVRLPSIRGGGEEEAVLAEILKKRHSSPFNSKDLTEWMDCKEREIYTLRSFTNIMKNTKIISSENHLYKETLNTKYAVCLVFTSLGDAEPYLSALSNYLQSEPTTPDQPQDPHIYDVEKEQWYLSNKVPDEMRKKAKLFSDFSEANKENKNITFLTVGLKNETQKGSSIYLYEGGSSSNENFEPPSKPETVKESEINHNSVTLKISPPRFGAENITSYSVEYCVHGEDGWQQKTASNDGDVTVSGLSPNTDYVFRCRAVTSVGFGPVSEVSGTIRTLPCSPPGEPQVEPNSSKISVSWQRPAELGQDVHVRSYIVEYAQTDNVVTGEDLQWNQTISGAEKAMISELPSETEYVVRVRCDCGVAGRSKESICVNVCTTKRKSARLAEHLKHISNRINRESPSLYKLSLKEEDIDIEGCRRFILGKESMRQNRTIMLLGATGSGKSTLINGMINYIVGVEWKDDFRFKLVAEDQSRSQAESQTSEVTVYKLNHQEGFKIPFSLTVVDTPGFGDMRGVSRDMMIVEQLKNLFSADFGVREIDAVCVVVQASSVRLTPTQRYVFDSVLSIFGKDVAENIRILVTFADGKRPPVLEAINAADVPCPKTKEGLPVYFKFKNSALFAQNKSCAAVSASEELEEGGFDEMFWTMGIKSMKRFFVALNVMKTKSLTMTKDVLREREQLEISVESLQKQVKIGLFKLEEINETANQLKDHEAEIRRNKDFVIEVKVLKAFQRDTSGSGIFITNCQQEVKDRKTVKELEEEYLTATKAKSPVQALINKLKAEYDCVQTEVQELMGKSAKCLNRLKEITLKPNPLSTPEYIDMLIEGEKSEAKTGWKQRVQYLTDMRGRAEVMAKVDRGEEFLQSSSTFS
- the ptmab gene encoding prothymosin alpha-B — protein: MADTKLDSVSDLSAKELKEKKLVEEKENGKDAATNGKENEENGEPEVDDEEDEEVDEEDEEDDGEGDEEDEEEDEDETEGGTKRAAEDDDDDDEDDVETKKQKTDDDD